In Podospora pseudoanserina strain CBS 124.78 chromosome 5, whole genome shotgun sequence, a single window of DNA contains:
- a CDS encoding hypothetical protein (EggNog:ENOG503P5YD; COG:S) — protein MLSLSSLSALCALAVAVLAVDPAPPTLTYLFSVNLTFAEPISIGSVPYGTRDLLTISGGNAVGPKISGTVGKGLDWGLTSRQGVFSPDALYSLHTDDNATILIFEKGHAPHVHILFETASPKYEWLNSAVAYATGGPNEVGVGLDVWQ, from the exons ATGCTATCCCTTAGTAGTTTATCTGCCCTCTGTGCCCTCGCTGTGGCAGTGCTAGCTGTCGATCCCGCCCCTCCGACCCTAACCTACCTCTTCAGCGTTAACCTGACATTCGCGGAGCCCATTTCCATCGGTTCTGTCCCCTACGGCACAAGGGATCTCTTGACAATCTCGGGCGGGAATGCTGTAGGCCCGAAGATCAGTG GGACAGTTGGAAAGGGTCTCGACTGGGGCCTGACCTCACGCCAGGGTGTGTTCAGCCCAGACGCCCTCTACTCGTTGCACACCGATGACAACGCCACGATCTTGATCTTCGAGAAGGGACACGCGCCTCATGTGCACATCCTGTTCGAGACGGCGAGCCCAAAGTACGAGTGGTTGAACTCGGCTGTTGCGTATGCCACTGGAGGGCCGaatgaggttggggttgggttggatgtTTGGCAG TAA
- a CDS encoding hypothetical protein (COG:B; EggNog:ENOG503P0NK) yields MEKAATKSYVMREVPGKGRGLIATSKIPKGTRILSEAPLFQVSSVEIRPDVLEALIVSELHHLIKDQKRAYVSLRNSYSKESGVRPIFGIAKTNVLLFGTHEPEGGLFLEMSRMDHSCRPNTHYNWNNKTERLTIHALRDIQDGEELTVSYMTQTGPRVHRQKVLEDCFFFHCECELCGLPPGASEESNMWLLEIAAIEHELEDGNGTFYYAKALALLREMFAVFREEGIWDQSIPKVHVVAFRIACMYADERRANIFAQRALEVRVVIEGEDSLEVAKLGGMWRTLLSMRRGS; encoded by the coding sequence ATGGAGAAAGCCGCCACAAAATCCTACGTCATGCGCGAAGTCCCTGGCAAAGGCAGAGGACTCATCGCCACCTCCAAAATCCCCAAAGGAACCCGCATCCTCTCCGAAGCGCCCTTATTCCAGGTCTCATCTGTCGAAATACGTCCCGACGTCTTAGAAGCGCTCATCGTCTCGGAGCTTCACCACCTAATCAAGGACCAGAAGCGTGCCTACGTCTCCCTGCGCAACTCGTACAGCAAAGAATCGGGTGTCAGGCCCATCTTCGGCATCGCCAAAACCaacgtcctcctctttgGCACCCACGAACCGGAGGGTGGGCTATTCCTTGAGATGTCTCGCATGGATCACTCTTGCCGGCCCAACACACATTACAATTGGAATAACAAGACCGAGCGGTTGACCATCCACGCGCTGAGGGATATtcaagacggggaggagctCACCGTCTCGTACATGACGCAGACTGGACCGCGGGTGCACCGCCAAAAGGTTTTGGAGGATTGCTTCTTCTTTCACTGCGAGTGCGAGCTGTGTGGTTTGCCGCCGGGGGCGAGCGAGGAGAGCAAtatgtggttgttggagatTGCGGCGATTGAGCATGAACTCGAGGATGGTAATGGGACGTTCTATTACGCAAAGGCGCTGGCGCTGTTGCGGGAGATGTTTGCGGTTTttagggaggaggggatctGGGATCAGTCGATTCCGAAGGTGCATGTTGTTGCGTTTCGGATTGCGTGTATGTATGCGGATGAGAGGAGGGCCAATATCTTTGCTCAGCGGGCGCTCGAGGTTAGGGTTGTaattgagggggaggatagTCTTGAGGTTGCGAAGTTGGGGGGTATGTGGAGGACCCTTCTCAGCATGCGTCGTGGCAGTTGA
- a CDS encoding hypothetical protein (EggNog:ENOG503P76M; COG:S), with amino-acid sequence MVSFTTFTAGLVAIFASSAMAAPTNAAAAASGSSVGLGACAQLHQDSEFVVALSHADFDPRTPGGNPNNNPLCGRRLRASFEGKSVEVAVVDRCPACSAGSLDLSPAAFSQLADLGRGRIQGSWVWL; translated from the exons ATGGTCTctttcaccaccttcactGCTGGCCTCGTCGCCATCTTCGCCTCCTCTGCCATGGCTGCCCCTACCaacgctgccgccgccgcctccg GCTCCTCTGTCGGCCTCGGCGCCTGCGCCCAGCTCCACCAGGACAGCGAGTTCGTCGTCGCTCTCTCCCACGCCGACTTCGACCCCCGGACCCCCGGcggcaaccccaacaacaaccccctctgcGGTCGCCGCCTCCGCGCCAGCTTCGAGGGCAAGTCCGTCGAGGTCGCCGTTGTCGACCGCTGCCCTGCCTGCTCCGCCGGCAGCTTGGATCTCAGCCCCGCTGCCTTCTCGCAGCTCGCTGATCTCGGCCGTGGCCGCATCCAGGGTTCTTGGGTCTGGCTCTAG
- a CDS encoding hypothetical protein (EggNog:ENOG503PE5J) — MKLSLLALASATSAAVITTRDVVFEARNFTASCVPHSAMCFYSLNAFMPGTMDTLGYNCTASGVGGVGILPEIKGGTCPPSSRTFDVLRNETGMTVIVSVQVSRLSYTRGAHFIPSEQIQIIKGVTPTGDYTAYVGPKDFPLERIW, encoded by the exons ATGAAGCTCTCACTTCTTGCACTGGCCAGTGCTACTTCCGCGGCCGTCATCACCACGCGCGATGTTGTTTTCGAAGCCCGCAACTTCACCGCCAGCTGCGTCCCTCACAGCGCCATGTGCTT CTACTCCCTAAATGCCTTCATGCCTGGAACCATGGACACCCTAGGCTACAACTGCACCGCCTCCGGTGTGGGTGGCGTGGGAATCCTCCCCGAGATCAAAGGTGGCACCTGCCCTCCGTCATCGCGTACTTTCGACGTCCTCCGAAACGAGACCGGTATGACCGTCATCGTCAGTGTTCAAGTCTCTCGTCTTAGCTACACCAGGGGCGCGCATTTCATCCCAAGTGAGCAGATCCAGATCATCAAGGGCGTTACTCCGACTGGGGATTACACGGCCTATGTTGGACCCAAGGACTTTCCGCTGGAGCGGATATGGTAG